A single genomic interval of Tursiops truncatus isolate mTurTru1 chromosome 1, mTurTru1.mat.Y, whole genome shotgun sequence harbors:
- the LOC117313154 gene encoding flavin-containing monooxygenase 5-like, which produces MTKKRIAVIGGGVSGLTSIKCCLEEGLEPVCFEGTDDIGGLWRFQEDPEEGRASIYKSVVINTSKEMMCFSDYPIPDHYPNFMHNSQVLEYFRMYAKEFDLLKYIRFKTTVCSVKKQPDFSTSGQWEVVTVSEGKKEVNVFDGVMVCTGHHTNAHLPLESFPGIEKFKGQYFHSRDYKNPESFTGKRVIIIGIGNSGSDLAVEVSHTAKQVFLSTRRGAWIFNRVGDYGYPFDVLLTSRFHYFMRKICGQSLANIFLEKKMNQRFDHELFGLKPKHRVLSQQPTINDDLPNCIISGLVKVKSNVKEFTETAAIFEDGSREDDIDAVIFATGYSFAFPFVEDSVKVVKNKISLYKKVFPPNLEKPTLAIIGLIQPLGAIMPISELQGRWVTQVFKGIKTLPSQNEMIKEIAKVREDMAKRYVDSQRHTIQGDYIDTMDELADLVGVRPNLLSLVFTDPKLALQLFWGPCTPIQYRLHGPGKWDGARKAILTTEDRIRKPLMTRVTESNNSTTSTITMARFMLAVAFFAIIMTYF; this is translated from the exons GAAGACCCTGAAGAAGGGAGGGCCAGTATTTACAAGTCAGTGGTCATCAACACTTCGAAGGAGATGATGTGCTTCAGTGACTACCCCATCCCAGATCACTATCCTAACTTCATGCACAACTCCCAGGTCCTGGAGTATTTCAGGATGTATGCCAAAGAATTTGACCTTCTAAAGTACATTCGATTTAAG ACCACCGTGTGCAGTGTGAAGAAGCAGCCTGATTTCTCCACTTCAGGCCAATGGGAGGTGGTCACGGTATCTGAAGGGAAAAAGGAGGTGAATGTCTTCGATGGAGTTATGGTTTGCACTGGCCATCACACCAATGCTCACTTACCCTTGGAAAGCTTCCCTG GAATTGAGAAGTTCAAAGGACAGTACTTCCATAGTCGAGATTATAAGAATCCAGAGAGTTTCACTGGAAAGAGAGTCATTATAATTGGCATTGGGAATTCTGGAAGCGATCTGGCTGTGGAAGTTAGCCACACAGCCAAGCAG GTTTTTCTCAGCACCAGAAGAGGGGCTTGGATCTTCAATCGTGTCGGAGATTATGGATATCCTTTTGATGTGTTGTTGACTTCTCGATTTCACTATTTTATGAGGAAGATTTGTGGTCAATcattagcaaatatatttttggaaaaaaagatgaaCCAAAGGTTTGATCATGAACTGTTTGGCCTGAAGCCTAAACACAG AGTTCTGAGTCAGCAACCAACCATAAATGATGATCTGCCAAACTGTATAATTTCTGGCTTGGTGAAGGTGAAATCAAACGTGAAGGAATTCACAGAGACAGCGGCCATATTTGAGGATGGCTCCAGGGAGGATGACATTGATGCTGTTATCTTTGCTACAGGCTATAGCTTTGCCTTTCCTTTTGTTGAAGATTCTGTAAAAGTAGTCAAAAACAAGATATCTCTGTATAAAAAGGTCTTCCCTCCTAACCTAGAAAAGCCAACTCTTGCAATCATAGGCTTGATCCAGCCCTTGGGTGCCATTATGCCCATTTCAGAGCTCCAAGGACGCTGGGTCACTCAAGTATTTAAAG ggATAAAGACATTGCCCtcacaaaatgaaatgataaaagaaatagCTAAGGTTCGAGAGGATATGGCCAAAAG GTACGTGGACAGCCAACGCCATACCATTCAGGGAGACTATATAGATACCATGGACGAGCTTGCTGACCTGGTGGGCGTCAGGCCCAATCTGCTGTCCCTGGTCTTCACTGACCCCAAATTGGCATTACAGTTATTTTGGGGACCCTGTACTCCAATCCAGTATCGGCTACACGGCCCTGGAAAGTGGGATGGAGCTCGAAAAGCTATCCTCACCACAGAAGATCGTATCAGGAAGCCGCTAATGACAAGAGTAACTGAAAGCAACAATTCCACAACTTCAACAATAACAATGGCCAGGTTTATGCTGGCTGTGGCTTTCTTTGCTATAATTATGACCTATTTTTAG